TTACTCATATAACAAAAGGAGCCACAAAAATTAAATTCCAcacacaaaaattaagaaaaacaaaatagaatgaaaaatgaGGAAAAAATTACCAGGAGATTGATCTTCTCTGCAGCAAATCTCTTGGCAAGCAGCGAAAATAAACATGTTTGGATGAAGAAACCTCGACATTACAACTGACAAAGAATCATATTTCAAAACCTAGAGTCAAGAGAGACCCTTAGAAACTCAttccaaaaattaatcaaagaaaCAATAACCCACAAATGACAAACCAAATATATTAACAACTATCAAAATATTAGATTCAAGTAGGGGAAAAAAATTACCAACATTTTCTTCATGTAGTACTGATTTTCGAAATCTGTAATGTACAAAcccaaaatttacataaaaaccTAAATTGTAGATCCAACTGTAATTTACAAAAATCCACATTTGTTGATACCTACATTTTCGTTTTTGACCCATCTTAAACCTAGATTTGTAGATCGTACACAAGCTTTAAAATCACAATGCACTGAGGGAGAAAAGTGATGAGGGAGGAAAGCAAAGAAGGAATAAAGTGAAGAAGTGTGAAATGAGCTAGGGAAAGCAAAAAGACAAACAGTAAtttaggttgcactaaaacggacacggacacggatagagctgttcaaaacaaacccgacccgaaaatccgacccggaatcggAAATTATCTGACCCGAataaaatgtaagttttttaggtttaccgaaccgatacttcactcgaaacgtttgataaccgaaaagggcaaaatcgaactcgaactgcaatcgaattttataaccgacatataaaccttaaccgatgttacccgaactgaacagtgatcgacccgagtcaaatccgacccgaattatgcacgtaaccgaatgcaacctgactaaaaccgattaagattgaattgtttttaacccgaatcgattattaatcgaactgtttttaacccgaactgataccaacccgaaccgattgttaatcgaactgttataaatccgaatcaatttttcacctaattttagcaaattaggtccaatttcagttttctaattatacatccaccaaatataaatatataaatattaagtttttaaccccaaaaatttacatccatcacttatacatccaccaaattaacatgtacaaatatcaagttttttgaATGTAACATATGGTTTTTTGAACAACGAAATGGGTGTTTGAATATccaaaatgttaattttaacttACAAAATGACgtattaaatattaaacaacTTAAAGTGAGAATTTGAAGTACAAAAGTAAatgttttgattaatatttagttGAGCTATTTAGCTCAATTTAAAACTGTCGATACCGTCTTAATGGAGAATTTGCGAAAAGCTAAGTTTTGTTAgtttaaaccttttttttctcaaatcaGAGTATCATATAGATAATCCCTACAATTAAGGAGAAGAGAGAATCAATTCATCtcgaaaaaaattatattttataacatttatttaaaataattatcttCCATTTTTACTAACAAAACTCCACTTTTTTGAAGACTTGTTCTTACAAGAAGTTAGTAAAATGTGGTTATCAAATCTTCAACTTCTATATTTGCTTTGATATTTTCTTATTGAAGATGCAAAACACATTAATCATACAAATATACAagcatattaattaataatctcGTGAGTTCATCCAACTTCTAATAATAGGTTATGAGGGTAAGTGGCTAGAGTTAAGTCATTAATTTAGAGGCAAATTATTAATTCGAGAGAGGAGATCAAAAGAGCAGAGATGACAGAAAGCTTGGTAGAAGCTAGTGTGTGCGCAAATGGTGGTACTACGGGAGAACTTGAAGAAGCAAGAAGGTATAAGCAAGCTGCATGTATTAGGTGTGGAGATCCGCTGGACGGAAAAAGGTGTGCAGAAACCATCACTAAATCCCAAAGAAATTTAATGTAAATAAAGAGTATATATGACAATTAGCGTTGGCATAACGACATCTCCTGATACAATCAAAGAAAACAAGGATCGCGCCTTAGCTCAAACAACGTGTGGATGGGTGGAGAAACATTGTAAAGCTTACGTAGCTGAACATTTTCTGTAGTCTCAACATCCTTAGCCCCAATGGACCGCCAAGCATTGCGGGAGCATCTCACCTTTTCTCATATTGAAGGTAAACATCAGCAGTTACAATCTTACAATCAAGTCTCTCATACCAATGATACTGTCTGGTGCGCCACTGCTACGAACTtcagaaaaacaaattaatacaaaactatGTAGCAAAAACTTAAAATGGGATACCTCTGCATCAATTTAGCCTTGTTGTACGATTGTCCTAACATTTACATCAAAATTTTCCACCAAACAACAGAGAAGTACTATAAGAAAAGATAAACATAATTGTAAAAAGTTGAACTAAGAAAGACAATATTCTCCAGTAACTCGATTTATTCTTTGTTCAATATTTTCTCAATGATGACCTTGATTAGGAGGTGAAAGAAGGCGCACAACAACAAATTGAAAGACCAAACTTTCTATAAAAGCACCACAAAAAGTGACAGGTTAATGTTATGGCAAAGAGGGATGAGGTTGCTTGTCTGCTTTGCCCCAATTAATCCTGCAATTTTTGCCACACCAAGAACATCTCCCTTGGCTAACTGATTTGCTGAGACCAAATCAAACACCGTCTTTCCCAATAACACTTTGCAGCTAGCAATGGCAGTTCTCTTGGTGGATTCCTTTAGAGAGACATCCACCATCTGTGCCTCGCCTTGTTTACCGATGTGTGTTAATTTACATAATTGTTCAGATTCTTGAGGAGAGGATgaaagttgagtttctggacttGCGGATTCATGATTACTAGCTTCTGAATCTATTGAACCTGATGATGGAGGTTCACCAAAAATGTCTGCCGGAGATGAACGTGTTCTACCGGCCGGATTGGAGGAGAACAAATGGGATTGTAAGAGGGCCGCCGGTTTCAGTgagagaaagaagaagagagAGTTGAATTAGGGTTTATTGGAGCGGGATTTGGGAATGTTGCTGTTACAGGATGAAGAAaggaaccaaaatccttttttATCAAATGACGGTGACGTGGCACGTTGTTGACCGCTGATCTGATATTAGCATTATAATCCAACGGCTAAAACACCTTATCCGTGTGCTATCCAaataaccaataacattttgtgcaagtaatgtatcaattgagtaatatattcatcaaattggacaattagttatcttaatctaaaataatttatttgagtaatataaatattttatatcaaatattaaatatttttattattgaatttggtaaaatttcataatttaggctatttaattcaaagtaacaaaaaaggtggagtactagtttcatttacta
The sequence above is drawn from the Amaranthus tricolor cultivar Red isolate AtriRed21 chromosome 5, ASM2621246v1, whole genome shotgun sequence genome and encodes:
- the LOC130814286 gene encoding uncharacterized protein LOC130814286 isoform X1, which translates into the protein MGQKRKCRYQQMWIFVNYSWIYNLGFYVNFGFVHYRFRKSVLHEENVLKYDSLSVVMSRFLHPNMFIFAACQEICCREDQSPDGRLNLTKDKEIHLGKQGN
- the LOC130814286 gene encoding uncharacterized protein LOC130814286 isoform X3 — translated: MGQKRKCRYQQMWIFVNYSWIYNLGFYVNFGFVHYRFRKSVLHEENVLKYDSLSVVMSRFLHPNMFIFAACQEICCREDQSPGKQGN
- the LOC130814286 gene encoding uncharacterized protein LOC130814286 isoform X2, whose translation is MGQKRKCRYQQMWIFVNYSWIYNLGFYVNFGFVHYRFRKSVLHEENVVVMSRFLHPNMFIFAACQEICCREDQSPDGRLNLTKDKEIHLGKQGN
- the LOC130814286 gene encoding uncharacterized protein LOC130814286 isoform X4, giving the protein MGQKRKCRYQQMWIFVNYSWIYNLGFYVNFGFVHYRFRKSVLHEENVVVMSRFLHPNMFIFAACQEICCREDQSPGKQGN